ACTTGCCATCCCTCGTCAAAACAGACAAAGGGAAATGCACAAAATGATTGGACATGGGACTGACTGAATTTAGGTAGCCTATAACTGCCTCAAGGGGGGGCTGTTACCCTTTACATACAGAGAGTCACTAGACTAACGTTAGATACTGAAAACATTACCAATTGTACCAATATATTTCCATCAATATGTAATTAAAGTGGCAATTCAAAAGACACCTAAAAGAAAATAGTAACAGTTTAGAATAAATCAAAACGTTACATTCTAACAATACTTGTTATGTATAACGTTAACTAATAACTAGCTAGATCCAcggtgtacaaataaataacgttacattttatttcctgCCAGTTTGGGTATTTCATTGTTTATGCTATGAGTCGTGGATACCCCAGACAGTGAAAGCCGTACTAGTAGGCTGCAGCAGCTGAATGAAGTAAGAGAGGAAGTGGCGGTTAATGCAGCTCCACACCTTTCCGGTGTAGCAGCACTGCGACCAGCTCGACTTAAAGGAGAAAGACGAGAGCTGGGTGTATTAATCGAGACAGGAGGGGGAGATAGGAGGTAAAATACTTATATTTCTTAAGTGTACAACTCAGAAAGATGTGAGTCAAACATTGTGTCGCTGCCGCACGTATTTTCTATCCAGATATGATTAGTTTTCAAACGCTAACTACCGTTATCTAGTTAGCTCAAGGCTAGCTTGCTAGTCAAcgagctagctaatgttagcttgctatgGCTAGCCCTCTTTAGAAGCCATGagcggtaacgttagctagcttgctaatttgGCATGTCTGACCCTCCTCCTAAATCTCTTTTCAGGGGGATAAGAAGTGGAGTTCCATGAGTAGCTACATGTGTTGCTGAGTCACCGAGGATTTTGTTTCGAAGACGTCCCTTACAGCACGTTGAAGTTACCCGGCGCGACGCTTGATGGACTAGCCGCAGAAAGCTGATTTTTTTCCTCCGGCAGCGGTGAAGAGAACAAGGGCGCACCCGATGAGGAGGACCGGACACCAGAAGAAACTCACAAGTACCGCGGCTTTTTCGGGGCCTTATATACACACCGTGTCTGCCCTCTGCAGTTTTTAATTGCCACGGTCTGTCTCTGTCACGCAGCTTCATGTTGATTTGGGCAACAAAATGAACGTCCTGCAACAGCTGCTGCCAATTTCTTAGTCTAACCGTGCCATGTTGTGTATAGGCCCTGGAAACATTGTGATACTCTGAACATAAATGTCCCAGCACTTCATAGGACGCACAGACTTTCAAGTAAAACGCCTTTAGGTACTGTGTGTTAGGTTTTAACATGAGTGTGCATTTTTGACTTTTCGCCCCACATATGCTCCTCACTGAGTCATGTTTTCACAAGTTAGCCCATAAACGGAAGCTATAGTCAAAGTGAATAATCATCAGCACGGTATCAGACATTTTTCTCGTTAGGAACAAAGTATTTATGCACAATAGTTCAAAATGGGGAAAGTGCTGTCTAAAATATTTGGAAACAAGGAGATGAGAATATTAATGCTTGGACTTGATGCTGCTGGAAAGACAACAATCCTTTACAAACTGAAACTCGGACAGTCTGTCACCACAATCCCCACAGTCGGCTTCAACGTGGAGACTGTCACCTACAAAAATGTTAAGTTCAACGTCTGGGATGTTGGAGGGCAAGATAAGATTCGTCCTCTGTGGCGACACTACTACACAGGCACCCAAGGGTTAATTTTCGTGGTGGATTGCGCGGACAGGGATCGCATCGACGAGGCTAGGCAGGAACTCCACCGCATCATTAATGACCGGGAGATGAGGGATGCCATCATCTTGATTTTCGCCAATAAGCAAGACCTTCCTGATGCCATGAAACCACACGAAATCCAAGAGAAGCTCGGATTGACCCGCATCAGAGATAGGAATTGGTATGTTCAGCCCTCCTGTGCGACCACAGGTGATGGACTATATGAGGGCTTGACATGGCTAACCTCAAATTACAAATCTTAATGATTGAGTGCTGACTGTTTTAGGTCAAAACTATAATAACGTTGCAAGTAACAAATAACTTCTCAAAATGAGTATGgttaagaaaaaaatgattatcTCCCTTTTATTTTAATACTACGTTTACCCATTGACTAATTTATCTTTAACTGGGGTTGCTGGCTTAAAGTTTGCCTGTTCTCTGTAGCAGGCCTATATCACATCCATTGTCTTGGGGCTTGCTTGATGAATATTAAAGTAATTGGTCCTAATGTTAAAGCCACAGAGATCACCATCTTTGCCTATTCTTTTCCCTGTtttgtatgatttttttcttttttttctccttttttttttcttctaatgaAGCTGAAGTTTTTCTTATCTTCATTCTTGGATTAAAACTTGTTTCAGGGTTCTTCAGTCTCTGGTGCATTGAActtggatctttttttttcttctgaggTGAGATCTTTAAAGTCATGTAGCATACTAGAAggactttgacatttgttttaacACAGTACTGTGATGAAAAGTATTTCTTCTCAATGGTATTGACTGCTGCAAGGGGGAGGGGggcgagaaaaaaaaatcacaacagcTTATATTTCATTGTCATGTCTTGACATCAGAGAAACCAAATTACTTCAGACATGTTTTGTTACACCTCCCAGTCCCCTTATGTGGGTCGTGCTTGTGCTGAATATTCAACAAACAGGCCTCCAGTAACTCTTTAAACATGCTTGTTGGGATGCATTTTTGATTTTGGGTAACACAGTCAGTTGACTCAGTCTTTCCAAAGGAATGTCATTCAGCTCTGAGCTCTCTCAATCTGATACCACAGTTGATTAGCCTCGGTCTTGGGACATTATATGATTAGCCTATATCTGTAGCATGAGTACGGAAGTACAGTAACCCTACATCAGAGTCCATCTGTTGTGTAGTCAGAGGGAGCCGTTTACTGGTGAAATGTTGAAGACACCCTGTGGTGCAGCTCTTACTCTTATTT
This region of Sander vitreus isolate 19-12246 chromosome 20, sanVit1, whole genome shotgun sequence genomic DNA includes:
- the arf6b gene encoding ADP-ribosylation factor 6b, encoding MGKVLSKIFGNKEMRILMLGLDAAGKTTILYKLKLGQSVTTIPTVGFNVETVTYKNVKFNVWDVGGQDKIRPLWRHYYTGTQGLIFVVDCADRDRIDEARQELHRIINDREMRDAIILIFANKQDLPDAMKPHEIQEKLGLTRIRDRNWYVQPSCATTGDGLYEGLTWLTSNYKS